A section of the Bryobacteraceae bacterium genome encodes:
- a CDS encoding DNA-binding response regulator: MAKIRILLADDHTLFRQGIRQLIASEPDMEVVGEAANGADAVEKAAELRPDVVLMDIGMPGLSSFEATRQIKKNRPETKVLILTMYDDEDYLVEGMEVGANGYVLKDSPAGQLTNAIRDVCRGGSYLSPRMLSQLVDDFRSRIKSANRMPRFATLTTREREVLKLLAEGNSVKEIACDLNLSVKTVEAHKFNLMRKLDIHNKAQLVQYAIQKKIIKIPNLA, translated from the coding sequence ATGGCAAAGATCCGGATTCTGCTGGCCGATGACCATACGCTGTTCCGGCAGGGCATCCGTCAACTAATCGCCTCCGAACCCGACATGGAGGTCGTGGGCGAGGCCGCCAACGGGGCCGATGCGGTGGAGAAAGCTGCCGAACTGCGCCCGGACGTGGTGCTGATGGACATCGGAATGCCCGGCCTCAGCAGCTTCGAGGCCACCCGTCAGATCAAGAAAAACCGGCCGGAGACGAAAGTCCTCATACTGACCATGTACGACGATGAGGACTACCTGGTCGAAGGCATGGAGGTCGGCGCGAACGGCTACGTGCTGAAGGACAGCCCCGCCGGACAGTTGACCAATGCCATCCGCGACGTCTGCCGCGGCGGCAGCTACCTCAGCCCGCGCATGCTCTCGCAGCTCGTCGACGACTTCCGTTCCCGCATCAAGTCCGCCAACAGGATGCCTCGCTTCGCCACGCTGACCACCCGTGAGCGCGAGGTGCTGAAACTGCTGGCCGAAGGCAACTCGGTGAAGGAAATCGCCTGCGACCTCAACCTCAGCGTGAAGACCGTGGAAGCCCACAAGTTCAACCTCATGCGCAAGCTGGACATTCACAACAAGGCCCAGCTTGTGCAGTACGCCATCCAGAAGAAGATCATCAAGATCCCGAATCTGGCCTGA
- a CDS encoding ABC transporter ATP-binding protein, which yields MATAALSDKIALGEELRRNNIVIRTYNLWKTYIMGDQEIHAVSGVDLEIRRGEYVAIMGPSGSGKSTLMNLIGCLDTPTRGDYYINGQLVSDMDDDELARIRNKEIGFVFQTFNLLPRATALHNVELPLIYAGMPAHERIERAKQALKLVDLEQRMYHKPSELSGGQRQRVAIARALVNNPSILLADEPTGNLDSATSAEIMALFDRLHQQGNTIVLVTHERDIAEYAHRIVTIRDGKIHRDEPNPHHH from the coding sequence ATGGCAACAGCGGCACTCAGCGACAAGATCGCACTGGGCGAGGAGCTCCGGCGGAACAACATCGTCATCCGCACCTACAATCTGTGGAAGACGTACATCATGGGCGACCAGGAGATCCACGCTGTTTCGGGCGTCGACCTGGAGATCCGGCGCGGCGAATACGTCGCCATCATGGGCCCCTCAGGTTCGGGCAAGTCCACGCTGATGAACCTGATCGGCTGCCTGGACACGCCCACCCGGGGCGACTATTACATCAACGGGCAGCTTGTCAGCGACATGGACGATGACGAGCTGGCGCGGATCCGGAACAAGGAGATCGGCTTCGTCTTCCAGACGTTCAACCTGCTTCCCCGTGCGACGGCGCTGCACAATGTCGAACTGCCGCTGATTTACGCCGGCATGCCCGCGCACGAGCGCATCGAGCGCGCCAAACAGGCCCTGAAGCTGGTCGACCTCGAGCAGCGCATGTACCACAAGCCGAGCGAGCTCAGCGGTGGCCAGCGGCAGCGCGTCGCCATCGCCCGCGCGCTCGTCAACAACCCCTCGATTCTGCTGGCCGACGAGCCCACCGGAAACCTCGACTCGGCCACCAGCGCCGAGATCATGGCGCTGTTCGACCGGCTGCACCAGCAGGGCAACACGATCGTGCTGGTGACGCACGAACGCGACATCGCCGAATACGCCCACCGCATCGTCACGATCCGCGACGGCAAGATCCACCGCGACGAGCCCAACCCGCACCATCACTGA
- the cobB gene encoding NAD-dependent protein deacylase, producing the protein MTPDIAIQQARQWLEEATRVAALTGSGISAESGIPTFRGADGLWRRLRAEELATPEAFARDPKLVWEWYDWRRALIAQARPNLAHYALAALEQRLGDRFMLITQNVDGLHNRAGSQRVLKLHGDIWWTLCTACQDVRSDFRVPLPELPPRCEKCGGMLRPAVVWFGEPLPERTWQQAEEAVRACDVLIVAGTSAVVYPAASLAPLAKRHGARIIEVNLEDTPLSSLADLALRGACGELLPRIIES; encoded by the coding sequence TTGACCCCCGACATCGCCATCCAACAGGCCCGCCAGTGGCTTGAAGAGGCGACGCGTGTCGCCGCGCTCACCGGTTCGGGCATCTCGGCCGAAAGCGGGATCCCCACCTTTCGCGGCGCCGACGGCCTGTGGCGCCGGCTTCGCGCCGAGGAGCTGGCCACGCCGGAGGCCTTTGCGCGCGACCCGAAACTCGTCTGGGAATGGTACGACTGGCGGCGGGCGTTGATCGCGCAGGCCCGGCCCAACCTTGCCCATTACGCGCTAGCCGCGCTCGAACAGCGGCTCGGGGACCGTTTCATGCTCATCACGCAGAACGTCGATGGACTGCACAACCGCGCCGGCTCGCAGCGCGTGCTGAAGCTGCACGGCGACATCTGGTGGACCCTGTGCACCGCGTGTCAGGACGTGCGGTCTGACTTCCGCGTGCCGCTCCCCGAGCTGCCGCCGCGGTGTGAGAAGTGCGGCGGAATGCTCCGGCCGGCGGTGGTCTGGTTTGGCGAGCCGCTTCCCGAGCGCACCTGGCAGCAGGCGGAAGAGGCCGTGCGCGCCTGCGACGTGCTGATCGTCGCCGGCACCAGCGCCGTCGTCTACCCGGCGGCGTCGCTCGCGCCGCTGGCGAAACGCCACGGCGCGCGCATCATCGAAGTCAATCTGGAGGACACGCCACTGAGCAGCCTCGCCGATCTCGCGCTGCGGGGCGCCTGCGGCGAGCTGCTTCCGCGAATCATCGAATCATGA
- a CDS encoding RND transporter, with translation MKRKWKWMIGVGLVLAVAGGIYAKVKISQNGVVTVQTGKVVRQDLVSVVTASGEIKPRNYVNIGANVMGRIVEIYVKEGDRVRKNQVLARLESVQAQADLQAQQAALNSALAESAAAEAGLRAMDENLRTAAASVDRARAEMEKARLDYERAEKLLQDKLVARQEYEAKKSQYEALTAALREAEARLAQMKAQREQTAAQLAAAQRRVAQVRATVERFSDVLQKHSAISPIDGIVTNLPVRVGETVVPGVQNSAASLIMTIADMSVITAEVKVDETDIVNVKLGQVADVTIDAMPNRVFKGHVIEIGNTAILRSSGLAASQSAVSSQEAKDFKVVIALDNPPDEARPGLSCTARIVTATREKVLSIPIQALTVRQRGDLEPERKDGNVQAAANADPERQKKLKEELQGVFVVRNGVAEFREVKTGITGATDIEVLSGLKEGEEIVIGSYKAIRTLRNQAKVKVDNKAPARVES, from the coding sequence GTGAAGCGCAAGTGGAAGTGGATGATTGGCGTGGGCCTGGTGCTGGCGGTGGCCGGCGGGATCTATGCCAAGGTGAAGATCAGCCAAAATGGCGTGGTGACGGTCCAGACGGGCAAGGTGGTCCGGCAGGACCTGGTGAGCGTCGTCACCGCCTCGGGCGAAATCAAGCCCCGCAATTATGTCAACATTGGCGCCAACGTCATGGGGCGCATCGTCGAGATCTACGTGAAGGAGGGCGACCGGGTCCGCAAGAACCAGGTGCTGGCGCGGCTGGAGTCCGTGCAGGCGCAGGCGGACTTGCAGGCGCAGCAGGCGGCGCTGAACTCGGCGCTGGCCGAATCGGCCGCTGCCGAGGCGGGACTGAGGGCGATGGACGAAAATCTGCGCACGGCTGCGGCCAGCGTCGACCGGGCGCGTGCTGAGATGGAGAAGGCACGGCTGGACTACGAGCGCGCGGAGAAGCTGCTTCAGGATAAGCTTGTGGCCCGTCAGGAGTACGAGGCCAAAAAGTCCCAGTATGAGGCACTGACGGCGGCGTTGCGCGAAGCCGAGGCGCGGCTGGCGCAGATGAAGGCGCAGCGCGAGCAGACGGCCGCGCAGCTGGCGGCGGCGCAGCGGCGCGTGGCACAGGTGCGTGCCACGGTGGAACGCTTCAGCGACGTGCTCCAGAAGCACAGCGCCATTTCGCCGATCGATGGCATTGTCACCAACCTGCCGGTGCGCGTGGGCGAAACGGTGGTGCCCGGCGTGCAGAACTCGGCTGCCTCGCTCATCATGACGATTGCCGACATGAGCGTGATCACCGCCGAAGTCAAGGTGGACGAGACCGACATTGTCAACGTGAAGCTGGGCCAGGTGGCCGACGTCACCATCGACGCCATGCCGAATCGCGTCTTCAAGGGCCATGTCATTGAAATCGGCAACACCGCGATCCTGCGCTCGAGCGGCCTGGCGGCCAGCCAGAGCGCCGTCTCCAGCCAGGAGGCGAAGGACTTCAAGGTGGTGATCGCGCTCGATAACCCGCCCGACGAGGCCCGCCCGGGCCTGAGCTGCACGGCCAGGATCGTGACGGCGACGCGCGAGAAAGTCCTCTCCATTCCGATCCAGGCGCTCACCGTGCGCCAGCGCGGCGACCTCGAGCCGGAGCGCAAGGACGGTAACGTCCAGGCGGCCGCCAACGCCGATCCAGAGAGACAGAAAAAGCTGAAGGAAGAATTGCAGGGCGTCTTCGTCGTCCGCAACGGGGTGGCGGAGTTCCGCGAGGTGAAGACCGGCATCACGGGCGCGACCGACATCGAGGTGCTCAGCGGGCTGAAAGAAGGCGAGGAGATCGTCATCGGCAGCTATAAGGCGATCCGGACCCTGAGAAATCAGGCGAAGGTCAAGGTGGACAACAAGGCGCCGGCGCGTGTCGAAAGCTGA
- the ispB gene encoding octaprenyl diphosphate synthase, with product MPAGKLGLALTARELTSLVAEDLKQVESVFRLESIGSVDAVSQIARYLQGNGGKRLRPILLLVSCRLFQEPTPEAIQLAAVVELIHTATLVHDDVIDDAKTRRGKSSANVVWGNQVSVLAGDWLYMQAFQIALRLRRFEILDLLITLTQRMVDGELLQLERLGRIDITEADALELIDHKTASLFAACTRLGALAGGATEPEQAMLSEFGWNLGMAFQIVDDILDFTARESVLGKPVGNDLREGKVTLPLCYALESAAAEERALVETVLAERAYASVSFEQIRSLLVRHGGIERARARAADFTARARTLLEQFPDGPARSAMAAATDLVADRDR from the coding sequence ATGCCTGCCGGAAAGCTGGGCCTGGCCCTGACTGCGCGCGAGCTGACTTCGCTGGTCGCCGAAGACCTGAAACAGGTGGAGTCCGTTTTCCGGCTGGAATCGATTGGCAGCGTCGATGCGGTTTCCCAGATTGCACGCTACCTCCAGGGAAACGGCGGAAAAAGGCTCCGCCCCATTCTCCTGCTGGTGAGCTGCCGCCTGTTCCAGGAGCCGACACCGGAGGCCATCCAGCTCGCCGCCGTGGTCGAGCTGATCCACACGGCGACGCTCGTCCACGACGATGTGATCGACGACGCCAAGACGCGCCGCGGCAAGAGTTCCGCCAACGTCGTCTGGGGCAACCAGGTCTCCGTACTGGCCGGGGACTGGCTGTACATGCAGGCCTTCCAGATCGCGCTCCGTCTGCGCCGTTTCGAGATTCTCGATCTGCTGATCACGCTCACGCAGCGCATGGTGGACGGCGAGCTGCTCCAGCTCGAGCGGCTCGGCCGCATCGACATCACCGAAGCGGACGCGCTGGAACTGATCGACCACAAGACGGCCAGCCTCTTTGCCGCCTGCACGCGGCTGGGCGCGTTGGCCGGCGGGGCGACGGAGCCGGAACAGGCGATGCTGAGCGAGTTCGGCTGGAACCTGGGCATGGCGTTCCAGATCGTCGATGACATCCTCGACTTCACCGCGCGCGAGTCCGTGCTCGGCAAGCCCGTCGGCAATGACCTGCGCGAAGGCAAGGTCACGTTGCCGCTGTGCTATGCGCTGGAGAGCGCCGCCGCCGAGGAACGGGCCCTGGTGGAGACGGTGCTGGCCGAGCGCGCCTATGCGAGCGTCAGCTTCGAACAGATCCGTTCCCTGCTCGTGCGGCATGGCGGCATCGAACGGGCCCGCGCCCGGGCCGCCGACTTCACCGCCCGCGCGCGCACCCTGCTCGAGCAGTTCCCTGACGGCCCGGCGCGCTCCGCGATGGCTGCCGCCACCGATCTCGTCGCCGACCGCGACCGCTAG
- a CDS encoding UPF0272 protein → MKIAYFDPFSGIAGDMTVAALIDAGADAQALFDALDSLGTGARFRAEKVKRRGIAATHFTVEHEDQKKHRHLPQIVKMIEGSRLADHAKQNAIRVFEALGAAEAEVHGVSIEKVHFHEVGAVDSICDIAGACQALEMLGVEAVHSARVNTGSGAIEAEHGVMPVPTPATALLLRGVPVYARGPETELTTPTGAALLAALCRGFGPMPPMTIERSGFGAGSKDFPGMANVLRVLIGTASGAREAALVTVLEANVDDATPELLGHAMERLLEAGALDVTLEPVYMKKQRPGVRLSVLAAPEDQERLVALLFEETTTIGVRFWQAERRVQPRTTVAVETPFGRVRVKVTPSGSAPEFEDCRRLAAASGRPVKEIYAAAIAAYRNSQ, encoded by the coding sequence ATGAAAATCGCCTACTTCGACCCCTTTTCCGGCATCGCCGGGGACATGACCGTCGCCGCCCTGATTGACGCCGGCGCCGATGCGCAGGCCCTGTTCGATGCCCTCGACTCGCTCGGCACCGGCGCCCGCTTCCGCGCCGAAAAGGTGAAGCGCCGGGGCATTGCCGCCACGCATTTCACGGTCGAACACGAGGACCAGAAGAAGCACCGCCATCTGCCACAGATCGTGAAGATGATCGAGGGCTCGCGGCTGGCCGACCACGCGAAACAGAACGCCATCCGGGTGTTTGAGGCGCTGGGCGCCGCCGAGGCGGAGGTGCACGGCGTATCGATCGAAAAGGTGCATTTCCATGAAGTGGGCGCAGTGGACTCGATCTGCGACATCGCCGGCGCCTGCCAGGCGCTGGAGATGCTGGGCGTGGAAGCGGTCCATTCGGCCCGCGTCAACACCGGCAGCGGCGCCATCGAGGCCGAGCATGGCGTGATGCCGGTGCCCACGCCGGCGACGGCGCTGCTGCTGAGGGGCGTCCCCGTCTACGCGCGCGGGCCGGAGACCGAACTCACCACGCCCACCGGAGCCGCGCTGCTGGCGGCGCTGTGCCGCGGCTTCGGCCCGATGCCCCCAATGACCATCGAACGCTCGGGCTTCGGCGCCGGCTCGAAAGACTTTCCCGGCATGGCCAACGTGCTCCGCGTACTCATCGGCACGGCGAGCGGCGCGCGCGAGGCCGCCCTGGTCACGGTGCTTGAAGCCAATGTCGACGACGCCACGCCGGAGCTGCTCGGCCACGCCATGGAGCGCCTGCTGGAGGCCGGCGCGCTGGACGTCACGCTCGAGCCGGTTTACATGAAGAAGCAGCGACCCGGCGTGCGGCTCAGCGTGCTGGCCGCGCCCGAAGATCAGGAGCGCCTGGTGGCGCTGCTGTTTGAAGAGACAACCACCATTGGCGTCCGCTTCTGGCAGGCGGAACGGCGCGTGCAGCCGCGCACGACGGTGGCAGTGGAGACGCCGTTCGGCAGGGTGCGGGTGAAAGTGACCCCCTCGGGCAGCGCGCCCGAGTTCGAAGACTGCCGGCGGCTGGCCGCCGCCTCCGGCCGGCCCGTGAAAGAAATCTACGCGGCCGCCATCGCGGCCTACAGGAATTCTCAATGA
- a CDS encoding hydrolase TatD → MNAALIDTHCHLDARAFDADREAVIERARAAGVMRMVAIGTGDGPPDLEAGIRLAERHAFLDATVGVHPHDASKAGEDTWAELAALMGHPKVVAVGEIGLDYHYNFSPPEVQRAVFIRQMELAREARLPIIIHTREAWQDTVELIRRHWPPELGGVFHCFSGGPREAEEALALGFHVSFSGIVTFPRAVDVQEAARLVPADRLLVETDAPYLAPVPYRGKRNEPAWVVETARRVAALRGVDLEEIARLTADNWSRLCLQGTATNR, encoded by the coding sequence ATGAATGCTGCGCTCATCGACACGCACTGCCATCTGGACGCACGCGCCTTTGACGCGGACCGCGAGGCCGTCATCGAACGCGCCCGTGCCGCAGGCGTCATGAGGATGGTCGCCATTGGAACGGGCGACGGCCCGCCGGATCTGGAGGCCGGTATCCGCCTGGCCGAGCGCCATGCGTTTCTGGACGCCACCGTCGGCGTGCATCCGCACGACGCGTCCAAGGCGGGCGAAGACACATGGGCGGAGCTGGCCGCCCTCATGGGACATCCGAAGGTCGTGGCGGTGGGCGAGATCGGGCTGGACTACCACTACAATTTCTCACCGCCCGAAGTGCAGCGCGCCGTATTCATCCGCCAGATGGAGCTGGCGCGCGAGGCGCGCCTGCCCATCATCATCCATACTCGCGAGGCATGGCAGGACACGGTGGAGCTGATCCGCCGCCACTGGCCGCCGGAGCTGGGGGGCGTCTTCCATTGCTTTTCCGGCGGGCCGCGGGAAGCGGAAGAGGCGCTGGCGCTGGGGTTCCACGTGAGCTTTTCGGGCATCGTGACGTTCCCCAGGGCCGTGGACGTCCAGGAGGCTGCGCGGCTTGTGCCGGCCGACCGCCTGCTGGTGGAAACGGACGCGCCCTATCTGGCGCCCGTGCCATACCGGGGCAAGCGCAATGAGCCCGCCTGGGTGGTGGAGACCGCCCGCCGCGTGGCCGCCCTGCGCGGCGTGGACCTGGAAGAGATCGCCCGCCTGACCGCAGACAACTGGAGCCGCCTGTGTTTGCAGGGAACCGCAACGAATCGCTAA
- the metG gene encoding methionine--tRNA ligase, translating into MSEKFYITTPIYYVNSAPHLGTVYCTLAADTIRRYQAMLGKRTLLVTGSDEHSQNVERAAKKKGLSPYDFSTELAAEFQREWDLFGIPYRFIRTSDPRHHETVQWLFERCRANGFIEKGAYTGQYCFNCELYVNDAGPGDPCPDCQRPTETVTEENYFFKLSKFEKALLELYEKQPDFVVPDYRMNEIISFVRGGLRDLSITRSNLQWGIPVPVEGHHVFYVWFDALISYLTAVREEDWWPADVHLIGKDILRFHAIYWPAFLMAADLPLPRRIVAHGWILKDSVKMSKSRGNVVRPEPLRQVIGADPLRYFLLREIPFGQDGNFSYDALITRLNADLANGLGNLVSRTLTMIRQYRGGKIPAGTADTAIRAQAEETVRGWRASFDGFEFHRGLEQLWSLLGAVDKAIVAYQPWILAKQQDAESQAKLDTILSTSAEVIRIAAVLLAPVMPAAAQKIWSQLGMAGIVESERLDRLAWGGIAKDQPIGEVEAVFPRLDMVKTIAKIEEIDEAEAARIDALLGRAPEAAPQPAAWQRPEGVPPLEPEITIEDFARVDLRVAKVLSAERIKGADKLLHLTVDAGEEKPRTIVAGIAQQYAPEQLIGRKVVIVANLAPRRLRGLVSQGMIVAASLENGPPVLVGPWEDVPAGARLK; encoded by the coding sequence ATGAGCGAGAAGTTTTACATTACGACTCCCATCTATTACGTCAATTCGGCGCCGCATCTGGGCACCGTATATTGCACGCTGGCTGCGGACACGATCCGCCGATACCAGGCGATGCTCGGGAAACGAACGTTGCTGGTCACCGGCAGCGACGAGCACAGCCAGAACGTCGAGCGCGCCGCCAAAAAGAAGGGCCTGTCTCCCTACGATTTTTCCACCGAGCTGGCAGCGGAATTCCAGCGGGAATGGGATCTTTTCGGCATCCCGTACCGCTTCATCCGCACCTCCGATCCGCGTCATCACGAGACCGTCCAGTGGCTGTTCGAGCGGTGCCGCGCCAACGGCTTCATCGAGAAGGGTGCCTACACCGGTCAGTACTGCTTCAACTGCGAGCTCTACGTGAACGACGCCGGCCCCGGCGACCCCTGCCCGGACTGCCAGCGGCCGACGGAGACGGTCACCGAGGAAAACTATTTCTTCAAGCTTTCGAAATTCGAAAAAGCCCTGCTTGAATTGTACGAAAAGCAGCCGGATTTTGTCGTGCCGGATTACCGGATGAACGAAATCATTTCGTTCGTCCGCGGCGGCCTCCGCGACCTGTCCATCACCCGCTCCAACCTCCAGTGGGGCATTCCGGTGCCGGTCGAGGGCCACCATGTTTTCTATGTCTGGTTCGACGCGCTCATCAGCTACCTGACGGCGGTGCGCGAGGAAGACTGGTGGCCCGCCGACGTCCACCTGATTGGCAAGGACATCCTGCGCTTCCACGCCATTTACTGGCCGGCGTTCCTGATGGCGGCGGACCTGCCGCTGCCGCGGCGCATCGTCGCTCACGGCTGGATTCTCAAGGATTCGGTGAAGATGTCGAAGTCGCGCGGCAACGTGGTGCGGCCCGAGCCGCTGCGGCAGGTGATCGGCGCCGATCCGCTGCGCTACTTCCTGCTGCGCGAAATCCCCTTCGGCCAGGACGGAAACTTCAGCTACGACGCGCTGATCACGCGCCTGAACGCCGACCTGGCCAACGGCCTGGGCAACCTCGTCTCGCGCACGCTGACGATGATCCGCCAGTACCGCGGCGGAAAGATCCCGGCGGGTACGGCGGACACGGCCATCCGCGCGCAGGCCGAGGAGACGGTCCGCGGCTGGCGCGCCTCGTTCGACGGCTTCGAGTTCCACCGCGGGCTGGAACAGCTCTGGTCGCTGCTGGGCGCGGTGGACAAGGCGATCGTCGCCTACCAGCCGTGGATCCTGGCCAAACAGCAGGACGCCGAAAGCCAGGCGAAGCTGGACACGATCCTTTCGACCTCGGCCGAGGTGATCCGCATCGCCGCGGTTCTGCTGGCCCCGGTGATGCCGGCGGCCGCGCAGAAAATCTGGTCGCAGCTCGGCATGGCCGGCATCGTGGAAAGTGAGAGGCTGGACCGGCTTGCCTGGGGCGGCATTGCGAAGGACCAGCCCATCGGCGAGGTGGAGGCGGTGTTCCCGCGGCTGGACATGGTGAAGACGATCGCGAAGATCGAGGAGATCGACGAGGCCGAAGCGGCGCGCATTGACGCGCTGCTCGGCAGGGCGCCCGAGGCCGCGCCGCAGCCTGCGGCGTGGCAACGGCCCGAGGGCGTGCCGCCCCTGGAGCCGGAGATCACGATTGAGGATTTCGCCAGGGTTGACCTGCGCGTGGCGAAGGTGCTTTCGGCCGAACGCATCAAAGGCGCCGACAAGCTGCTGCACCTGACCGTCGACGCGGGCGAGGAAAAGCCGCGCACCATCGTGGCGGGCATCGCCCAGCAATATGCGCCGGAGCAGCTCATCGGACGCAAGGTGGTGATCGTGGCCAACCTGGCGCCGCGCCGGCTGCGCGGGCTGGTCTCGCAGGGAATGATCGTGGCGGCGTCGCTCGAAAACGGCCCGCCCGTGCTGGTGGGTCCCTGGGAAGACGTCCCGGCCGGGGCGAGGCTCAAATGA
- the rluD gene encoding pseudouridine synthase — MFTVEPGEAGQRLDHFLAAKMPEHSRSRIQAWIEEGRVRVNGVVKKASWKVRAGETVEAEPAAPPPLRAFPEEIPLDVLYEDEAVAAIHKPAGLVVHAGAGRASGTLVNALLARYGRLSETGDPLRPGIVHRLDKGTSGVILVARTDAAHRALAAQFAARTVEKVYLSLVEGRVAQEAGVIDRPIERDPARRTRMTARTGRGRAAHTEFRVLERFERFTLLEVRIRTGRTHQIRVHLASMGHPVVGDTLYGAAARPAGLEPLGRPWLHAWRIGFTSPATGERVVVEAPVPEELERWKRLLASAHNGGRK; from the coding sequence GTGTTTACGGTGGAGCCCGGGGAGGCGGGCCAGCGGCTGGACCATTTCCTGGCGGCGAAGATGCCTGAACACAGCCGGTCGCGCATTCAGGCGTGGATTGAAGAGGGCCGGGTCCGGGTCAACGGCGTCGTGAAAAAGGCGTCGTGGAAGGTGCGCGCGGGCGAGACGGTGGAGGCCGAGCCGGCCGCGCCGCCCCCGCTGCGGGCATTCCCGGAAGAGATCCCGCTGGACGTTTTGTACGAAGACGAGGCGGTGGCGGCCATCCACAAGCCCGCCGGGCTCGTGGTCCACGCCGGCGCCGGCCGCGCCTCCGGAACGCTCGTCAATGCGTTGCTGGCCCGCTACGGGCGGCTCTCTGAAACGGGCGATCCGCTGCGGCCGGGCATCGTCCACCGGCTCGACAAGGGAACCAGCGGCGTGATCCTCGTCGCGCGCACGGATGCAGCGCACCGCGCCCTGGCGGCCCAGTTTGCCGCGCGCACTGTAGAAAAGGTGTATCTGTCGTTGGTGGAGGGCCGAGTGGCGCAGGAGGCGGGCGTCATCGACCGCCCCATTGAGCGCGACCCGGCGCGGCGCACACGCATGACCGCCCGCACCGGCCGCGGCCGCGCGGCGCACACGGAGTTCCGCGTGCTGGAACGCTTCGAGCGGTTCACGCTGCTTGAGGTGCGGATCCGCACGGGGCGCACGCATCAGATCCGCGTGCATCTGGCCTCGATGGGACATCCGGTCGTCGGCGACACGCTTTATGGGGCGGCGGCGCGGCCGGCGGGGCTGGAGCCGCTGGGCCGGCCGTGGCTCCACGCCTGGCGGATCGGGTTCACTTCGCCGGCCACCGGCGAACGCGTGGTGGTGGAGGCGCCGGTGCCCGAGGAGCTGGAACGCTGGAAACGGCTGCTCGCGTCTGCCCATAATGGAGGCAGGAAATGA